A region of Streptobacillus felis DNA encodes the following proteins:
- a CDS encoding cysteine desulfurase family protein, giving the protein MIYFDNSATTRVDEKVIEEMARVMNEMYLNVDSGYKGAEEVKKSIKEKKKIFKKILGLNPDNFSFTSGGGEANNFALTSIMRREKKGHLIISPIEHPSLLNTALELKNEGYDVEFAKVDEYGNIDLENLADIVREDTKLVSIMGVNNEIGTSIDMEAISRVVKSKNPSTYLHIDFVQGLKHIDYDFSKISVDLLSISSHKIHGPKGIGAIYIKDGVKIKDQVYGDNSENKYIPRTMPNELVFGFLKAMEIDNNMEHIKELKKYFLSKLEGISNVYVNSPTNSSDSIINVSFIGARAEVLQNFLSSNDIYISTGSACSANKKDSHVLKAIKLPKDRVISAIRISFSKYNTKDEIDKFFEVLLPFLNMVRSIK; this is encoded by the coding sequence ATGATATATTTTGATAATTCAGCAACTACTCGTGTTGATGAAAAAGTAATAGAAGAGATGGCTAGGGTTATGAATGAAATGTATTTGAATGTAGATTCTGGTTATAAAGGGGCTGAAGAAGTAAAAAAAAGTATAAAAGAAAAGAAGAAAATATTTAAAAAAATATTGGGATTAAATCCTGATAATTTTTCTTTTACTTCAGGTGGAGGAGAAGCAAATAATTTTGCTTTAACTTCTATTATGAGAAGAGAAAAAAAAGGACATTTAATAATTTCACCTATTGAACATCCCTCTTTATTAAATACAGCTTTAGAACTTAAAAATGAAGGTTATGATGTAGAATTTGCTAAAGTTGATGAATACGGTAATATAGATTTAGAAAATTTAGCTGATATAGTTAGAGAAGATACTAAACTAGTATCTATTATGGGAGTTAATAATGAAATAGGAACTAGCATAGATATGGAAGCTATATCACGTGTTGTTAAAAGTAAAAATCCTAGTACATATTTACATATAGATTTCGTACAAGGATTAAAACATATAGATTATGATTTTTCTAAAATTTCTGTTGACCTATTATCTATTAGTTCACATAAAATACATGGACCTAAGGGTATAGGAGCTATATATATAAAAGATGGAGTTAAAATTAAGGATCAAGTATATGGAGATAATAGTGAGAATAAATATATACCTCGTACTATGCCTAATGAATTAGTATTTGGGTTCTTAAAGGCTATGGAAATAGATAATAATATGGAACATATTAAAGAATTGAAAAAATATTTTTTATCTAAACTTGAAGGAATATCTAATGTATATGTTAACAGTCCTACTAATTCAAGTGATAGTATTATTAATGTTTCTTTTATAGGTGCTAGAGCTGAAGTTTTACAGAATTTTTTATCTAGTAATGATATATATATTTCTACTGGATCTGCTTGTTCAGCAAACAAGAAGGATTCACATGTACTTAAGGCCATAAAATTACCTAAGGATAGAGTAATTAGTGCAATAAGAATAAGTTTTTCTAAGTATAATACTAAAGATGAAATTGATAAGTTTTTTGAAGTATTATTACCATTTTTAAATATGGTAAGAAGTATAAAATAA
- a CDS encoding glycoside hydrolase family 57 protein gives MKGYLSIVLHAHLPYVRHPEYEEFLEEDWLFEAITETYIPLLNMFENLTRDRVPFNITMTISGTLANMLNDEMLQNRYLKHMDKLVEFCNLELERLAPYPDMYKIALHNYDTYFNARKYFLDNDKNLIKRFKYFQDLGSLEIIPVTATHGMLPMMKDFPNAVRAQVKMAKLDYMSNFGREPQGIWLAECAYYKGQDKYLKDEGIRYFLVDAHGIKNSNPRPVYGVYSPVFTENGVAAFARDLESSEQVWSSEVGYPGDGAYREFHKDAGYELDYEYIKPFLHSDGVRRNIGIKYHAITDKKGTFKKAYDPEEARNTAISHAYNFVFNRSKQIDFLASKMKYRKPIIVSPYDAELYGHWWYEGPIFLEYIFRAMQESNFGSITPSRYLDIYKLNQIVDLSMSSWGANGYYDVWVDGSNDYIYRHLHKAAEKMIEIAQREPANKLEYRALNQAARELFLAQTSCWPFIMFTKTMVGYAEKKVSDHTYRLFKLYEDIKHGSIDEEWLREIESRDNIFRNIDYRIYR, from the coding sequence GTGAAAGGTTATTTAAGTATTGTTTTACATGCACATTTACCATATGTAAGACATCCGGAGTATGAAGAATTTTTAGAAGAAGATTGGCTTTTTGAAGCGATAACAGAAACATATATTCCTCTTTTAAATATGTTTGAAAACTTAACTAGAGATAGAGTTCCTTTTAACATTACTATGACAATTTCAGGGACTTTAGCTAATATGTTAAATGATGAAATGTTACAAAATAGATATTTAAAACATATGGATAAATTAGTGGAATTTTGTAATTTAGAATTAGAAAGACTTGCTCCATATCCAGATATGTACAAAATAGCATTACATAATTATGATACATATTTCAATGCAAGAAAATACTTCTTAGATAATGATAAAAACTTAATAAAAAGATTTAAGTACTTTCAAGATTTAGGTAGTCTAGAAATTATTCCAGTTACAGCAACTCATGGAATGTTACCTATGATGAAGGATTTCCCTAATGCTGTTAGAGCTCAAGTTAAAATGGCAAAACTTGACTATATGTCTAACTTCGGAAGAGAACCTCAAGGAATATGGCTTGCTGAATGTGCTTACTACAAAGGTCAAGATAAATACTTAAAAGATGAAGGAATTAGATATTTCTTAGTAGATGCACACGGAATTAAAAACTCTAATCCAAGACCTGTTTATGGAGTATATTCACCAGTATTTACAGAAAATGGAGTTGCAGCTTTTGCAAGAGATTTAGAATCTTCAGAACAAGTATGGTCATCTGAAGTTGGTTATCCAGGTGATGGAGCTTACAGAGAGTTCCATAAAGATGCAGGATATGAATTAGACTATGAATATATTAAACCTTTCTTACATAGTGATGGAGTAAGGCGTAATATAGGGATAAAATATCATGCAATTACAGATAAAAAAGGTACATTTAAAAAGGCTTATGATCCTGAAGAAGCAAGAAATACTGCTATTTCACATGCATACAACTTTGTGTTTAATCGTAGCAAACAAATTGATTTCTTAGCAAGTAAAATGAAATATAGAAAACCTATAATAGTATCACCATATGATGCAGAGTTATATGGACACTGGTGGTATGAAGGGCCTATATTCTTAGAATATATATTTAGAGCTATGCAAGAATCTAATTTTGGAAGCATTACTCCTTCAAGATATTTAGATATATATAAATTAAATCAAATAGTTGATTTAAGTATGTCAAGTTGGGGAGCAAATGGATATTATGATGTTTGGGTAGATGGTTCTAATGACTATATCTATAGACATTTACATAAAGCAGCTGAAAAAATGATAGAAATAGCTCAAAGAGAGCCAGCTAATAAATTAGAATATAGAGCGCTAAATCAAGCTGCAAGGGAGTTATTCTTAGCTCAAACTTCTTGTTGGCCATTTATAATGTTCACTAAAACTATGGTTGGATATGCTGAAAAGAAAGTATCTGATCATACATATAGACTATTTAAACTATATGAAGATATTAAACATGGAAGTATAGATGAAGAATGGTTAAGAGAAATAGAAAGTAGAGACAATATATTTAGAAATATAGATTATAGAATATATAGATAA
- a CDS encoding GNAT family N-acetyltransferase, whose translation MKNNEIEEILNLHNECFLDKKKYIDIENMFNNSSYKINTIVEEEFIGYMILLDSFDSYELFEIAIKEKYRNKGYAKKLLYSISYNKDIFLEVSEKNIAAIKLYEEIGFKKISVRKKYYLDGSNALIMKK comes from the coding sequence ATGAAAAATAATGAAATAGAAGAAATTCTTAATTTACATAATGAATGTTTTTTAGATAAAAAAAAATATATTGATATTGAAAATATGTTTAATAATTCTAGTTATAAAATAAATACTATTGTTGAAGAAGAATTTATAGGATATATGATATTACTTGATAGTTTTGACAGTTATGAATTGTTTGAAATAGCAATAAAAGAAAAATATAGAAATAAAGGATATGCAAAAAAGCTTTTATATAGTATTTCATATAATAAAGATATATTTTTAGAAGTATCTGAAAAAAATATTGCTGCAATAAAGCTTTATGAGGAAATTGGATTTAAAAAAATATCGGTTAGAAAAAAATATTATTTAGATGGAAGTAATGCATTGATAATGAAGAAATAG